CAACGATTGCAGGATCGCTTCACTGTAAAGGTTTCTTTATCTGATACGGATGTTGAAACGGTTACACGTAAAACGGTATTGGAAAAAAAGCCATCAGTAATAAATGCTATTGATAAAAAGTTAGATGCGGCTTTAGGAGAAATTTCACGGAATTTGTCGGGTACGGAATACGGCTATATTACAAGTGATAAGACAACTTTAGTAGCGGATTATCCAATCATGCCTTCTACCCGTAAATTCTGGAAAAAGATATTACAGTCTATAGATACAGCAGGTAATTCAGGCCAGTTACGAAGCCAACTAAGAATTGTGGATGAAAGCATCAAGAAAGTTGCTAATAACGATCTGGGTTTTATTGTTCCGGCAGATTTGATATTTGAACAAAAGCAGTCTCAACTTTTACAAAACGCTTTGCTTTTAAATGAGACCAACAATCTAATTGAAGGAAGAAAATCTAAAGGTGGGGATGCTGCTTTGGAAGGGCGAATATTAAGTGTTGTTTTTCTTATTGACCAATTAGGTGAAGAAACAAAAGGAAACCGCTTAAAATCTGACGTAAATACAATTGCTGAATTATTAATTGAAAACCTTAATGAACCTTCAGATAATTTTCGAACTAAGATTGATGATTTGATAAAAAAACTGGTATCCGAAAAAGTGCTGATGCCAGTCAATGACGAATTTAAGCTACAAACGAAAATAGGAACAGAATGGGAGCAGGAATATAATATTCATGCTCAGAAAATCAGCGGTTCTGGCGAATATCAGATTCAGAGTCTCCGTAGGGAAAAAATTATTGCTTTCTTTAAGGAGAAAACAAAAACAATCAACATTCTACAAGGTGTATCAAAACAAAAAAGAGATTTTGAAATTTGGGACAAAGATACCCGGCCCAACACAGAGAACAAATTGAATGTTTGGGTCCGCGACGGATGGTTTGAAAACGAGTCAGTCGTATTGAATGAAATTCGTGCAGAAGGCCTCGATGCGCCGTTGGCTTATGTGTTTGTAAAAAAGTTTCGTGACTCTGATTTGACAAGTGAAATTATCAAGTATTTGGCTGCCGGATTAACAGTTGATTTAAAGAAAGGTTCGGCGACCACGCCTGAAGGAGAACAAGCTAAAAAGAGTATGGAAACTCGACAGAGCTTAGCAAAAATTGCTATCGAAGAATTAATCGATAAGATTTGTCAGGAAGCAATAGTTTATCTGGCAGGTGGCAACAAGGTGGAAGTGGGGGCGATAAAGGATAACATTGAAGAGGCATTGAATAGCATTGCTGACAGGCAGTTTATCGATTTTAAAAGTAAAGGCGATTACAAAGACTGGGATAAAGCTTTGACAAAAGCATTATCGGGAGACCCCGATGCTTTGAAAAAAATTGGCTGGGACAAAGAACCAAAAGATCACCCGGTTGCTATTGAAATCACTCGCTTTATTGGTAACAATACGAAGCAGGGCAAAGAAATCCGTAGCCATTTTGTAAAGGCTCCGTACGGTTGGAGTCAGGACGCGATTGATGCAATTATTATCATGCTCAAAAACACGGAGCACATTTCTACACCCGAACCAAACATTAATCAGTCAAAAATCGGTAACGCAAACTTCAAAAAAGAAGTTCATATCCTGTCTGCTTCGGATAAGATTAAGCTAAGAAAACTTTATCAAGATGCAGGCATTTCGTGCAAACCAGGAGAAGAGTTTTTGCATTCCAATACATTCTTAACCAAGTTGAGAGATTTGGCTTGCACCATTAGTGGAGATGCACCAAAGCCAGAGCCAATCAACCTACAATTTGTAAAAGACATAGAAAACCTGGACGGGAATGAACGCTTAACTCGCCTATTGGAGGAACAAGAAGACTTGAAAGCAAAAATAAATGAATGGCGTAAAAAAGCGGAAGTGGTAAAAAGTAGGGAACCGCAATGGTATTTGTTATCTGAATTGGTTAACTATGCCAATGGCGATATGGAGCAGTTGAAGACCGAAATAGGTGCCATCAGGGAGAACAGGTTGTTGTTGCAGGAGCCCGATCCGGTATATCCTAAATTGATAGAGCTAACCGACCAATTAAAAGAAGCATTGAACAAATTAAAGGGCGGCTATATTTATTTATATGATGCCAAAATGAAAGATCTACAAGGAAATGTGTATTTTGACGAGCTTGTACTAGAGCAAAAGCAAAGCATATTAGCTAGGCATCAATTATTAATAAAGCCGGGAATAAAATCGCTGGATGCACAGGAGTTATTGATGCAATTGCAAAAGGCATCGCTGTATACTTGGGAAACAAAGATTGCTGCATTGCCAAGTCAGTTTCAATCGGCTTTGGAGGATGCCATAAAAGTAGCTGCCCCGCAATGCCAAACGTTCAGTTTACCGCGAATCACAATCAATAACCAAGCAGACATTGATCGTTATGTTGCAAATATAAGAGCACAATTGGAAGATTTATTGAAAAACGCAAGCTCAATTATAATAAAATAATGGAAGAACAAG
This window of the Chitinophaga sancti genome carries:
- the brxC gene encoding BREX system P-loop protein BrxC, with translation MLNKELFTLNPDENNLINDGVVEINTAKDEQGLRIIRHELKTFVCEGEYQRGIYRILDTYLKHIDQPKQPAVWVSGFFGSGKSHLVKMLGYLWEDFNFPNGDSARSIKPLPQDVNDLFIELERKQKINGRLSVSGTLKDFPSADIRYSFLQLFLNELGLPQQYHHFKFVYWAKQEGIYDGLKSLVETQGKDFKKEYENLFVSSAIAKSVLELKPEFAENEAKVKENFKANFKRIDSISREQLIDTIKTEILPMFFGNKIPLTIIVLDEVQQFIGSDGDKSIDLQNIAQDICSNFNGKFLLVGTGQNALSETSLLQRLQDRFTVKVSLSDTDVETVTRKTVLEKKPSVINAIDKKLDAALGEISRNLSGTEYGYITSDKTTLVADYPIMPSTRKFWKKILQSIDTAGNSGQLRSQLRIVDESIKKVANNDLGFIVPADLIFEQKQSQLLQNALLLNETNNLIEGRKSKGGDAALEGRILSVVFLIDQLGEETKGNRLKSDVNTIAELLIENLNEPSDNFRTKIDDLIKKLVSEKVLMPVNDEFKLQTKIGTEWEQEYNIHAQKISGSGEYQIQSLRREKIIAFFKEKTKTINILQGVSKQKRDFEIWDKDTRPNTENKLNVWVRDGWFENESVVLNEIRAEGLDAPLAYVFVKKFRDSDLTSEIIKYLAAGLTVDLKKGSATTPEGEQAKKSMETRQSLAKIAIEELIDKICQEAIVYLAGGNKVEVGAIKDNIEEALNSIADRQFIDFKSKGDYKDWDKALTKALSGDPDALKKIGWDKEPKDHPVAIEITRFIGNNTKQGKEIRSHFVKAPYGWSQDAIDAIIIMLKNTEHISTPEPNINQSKIGNANFKKEVHILSASDKIKLRKLYQDAGISCKPGEEFLHSNTFLTKLRDLACTISGDAPKPEPINLQFVKDIENLDGNERLTRLLEEQEDLKAKINEWRKKAEVVKSREPQWYLLSELVNYANGDMEQLKTEIGAIRENRLLLQEPDPVYPKLIELTDQLKEALNKLKGGYIYLYDAKMKDLQGNVYFDELVLEQKQSILARHQLLIKPGIKSLDAQELLMQLQKASLYTWETKIAALPSQFQSALEDAIKVAAPQCQTFSLPRITINNQADIDRYVANIRAQLEDLLKNASSIIIK